The Plasmodium brasilianum strain Bolivian I chromosome 11, whole genome shotgun sequence nucleotide sequence tattattagataATAAAggtcatttatatatttacaaaattaatgaatataaagtTGATTTGATACtttgtttaaattttccaccatatcaaaaaaaattcacCATGCCAACTTCTTCTGctaattcaaaattttctgTCATCTCATCCACCTGTACTGTTAATGcaaaagatattaaaaatgtgatAAAAAGTGATATTCCCAAAAAAGCTAGCTGGCTACCAAAAAGTGATAAACTTTTTATTACTGGTCataataattgtttatatatttggaaCGTAACCTTACTAACTAATGCAATGATAACAAATAAACTTAAAGATGAAATTGATGTAAATGATAAGTTAGTGTCCATGTGTGCTATATCGTTATCTTTCGAACATGTATTTCAtaagtataattatttatgtaaagaGCAAAATTTGAGTACAGAGAACGAAGATAACAGgtatgataaaatttttttaaacaccTACTGTTTAAGTCTAAAtgggaaatatatatttgcattaataaataattactatTCTATTATATGGGATGTAGAGCGGAACAATCAGTATCTTAAAATTACGTTAGTTGGTTTCTCatcattaaaaaaggaaataaaaaatgtgaagAAGCAGTTGCACATTGATTCGGCTAGCACACACAGGAGTGAGCAAGGGTTTCTTTCCATTAATAAGGATCCACAGAAGTCTGACAGTTGCAGCTCGATCAATGGCGAAATATCGTCAGTCCACATGCTGAACACCTTTTTCCACTATAATAGGAACAGCACTAGCAGCGGTGATCACGACAATAGTAATGACAATAACAGCGGCAGTGGCGGCTGTATTAATGATGGCAGTCAGAGCACTTACTACCTACTCGTTTTCCATAGCGGATCATGTATATCAGTGTTTCCCTTCAAAAACAATATTATCGTAGACGAAAATTTTTCGGAGCGCATAGATATTCTAAACGAAAGTAgcatacaaaatatatatgtggagAAGGATATAACGAATATTGAAAACATAGAGATGTTTATAGATCCATCTGAGTTTTTCGTCTTCCTTAGTTTGTCTTACACAATTTTTaacaaacataaaaaagtAGATGTTAGTAGAAGTTTATTATTCATTcttgaaattttaaataaaaaaagattaaattttaaaattcagCCCAAATTTGTTCTACTACCAAATAAAACTATTCTACCCTTATGTTCTATtagattaataaaaataaatgattgTTTAAAATTCTCAAAAGTTTTAAATGTATCAGTTTCATCAACTACtctaaatattattaatctttttgtgttttctattatttttaattcattgaAAAAGAGTGTAAGTGTTCAGTCCTTTTCAGCTCCAATACCGTTACTTATGGGGGACGTATGCAATACCAAGGAGGGGCAGCAACCATCCATTGCATGTGATCAGAGTAACTCATTGGAGGTAGATACACATGTAAAGCAAGGAGATACACATAATGATTTGGTTAAATCTGCTAATAGTAACATTTTGAAAGGTACATGTGAAGAGagtaataatacatatgctAGTAGTAAGGCCCCTATGGGGGATGAGTTATATTTGGCTGACAACGAATATGACGCATATAATAATCTGGATGAGCAAAAGAGAAACATAATGGTGCATTATGAAGATTTCTTTAGGGCGATAAAGGATAAAGGAGGAGTTGTTGGGAATAGAATGGAGAGGCATTTGGTAGGTGAAAAAACAGATTCAGTTCATATGAGAATGCATAATGATATGGCTCAAGGTCGTGAGAGTGTTATTCATAAGAATGTCTTGCATCATGATGCGGTAGATGGAATGAATATGCttcagaaaataaaaaatttgactAAAATGGGAGATGATTACCTAAATGACCATAATAATAGTACCCAGCACATAGGTAATAATATTGAGGAGGTGAAGAAGCAGGAGATGATTGAGGATACTGCCAACAGTAGAAGAGGCATGAGTAGAAGCAGCAACAAGAACAGCGACGAGGTTACCACGGGAAGTGCAAGTAATAGTAACGAAGCgaatataaagaaaacaaGAAAGTTAAAAAAGGAGCTAAAAGGAGGAGCAGTGGGGGAGAAAGAGGACAAGCAGGGATTACGCAAAGGAAGCGAATTAATAGGGCATAATGAACATAAAGACTTAACGGCTCCCTTAAATGAAATGGGAATATTGAGGAGAACGGATAAGGATAAAATGTATGAAAAggatatgaataatatagaCAATCGCACAAGTGTAAAGAGCCACGTGTTAGAAAATAGTCCATTGTTGGATAGTAGTCATGTACTGGAAAATTGCCTGAACAATCTAATGAATGAGTCCAATGAACGCTCTGATGGAcaacatattaataaaaagggtTCTCATGAAGATGAAGATTTAGatcaatttttaaattattccaTTAAagagataaagaaaaataaaaaaaaatcttccTTCGATGAGACATTCACACTAAACGATGATATGGGTAATATCAAACTGAAAGAGTTTTGTgctaaaagaaaaaacagcTCACATTTGGAGTCCAAAAAGATGAGCGTTTCTTCCTTGTGCAGTAGCAGTAGATATAAGGAAGTGAATACTTTAGGAGCACAAAAGggaggaaaaaatgaagagaaaGGAGAAAAGCAAGGAGTACTGCAAGAAGTTGGAGGAGTTCCATTGGGAAAAGTCGAAGGAGAAGAGGCAGAGGAAGCAGAAGAACACGCAGGTAACAAGAAAAATCCTTTCAACGAAACCAAACAAATTGTggatttaattttttctgatCACTCGGAAATGAAGTTAGGATATGGAAATGATGAAAAGAACACGCTGGACTATAACAGTAATATTGATATAATAATGTCAACACATGAAGATGCCTTAAAGAGGTTCATGGAATGTGAAGAGGAAGAGAATGAGGAGGACAAGAGGAGTCTTCATCatggtagtaataataataagataGTGATAAGTAAGGGTTATGCAGATGGACTGATAGAGAAAAGAGGGCATAAGGAGAGTGAAAACAGCGAAATAGGCAAAATAAGTAGAAACAACGAAATTAACAGAAACAGTGAAATACGCGATAATGTTGGCGAAGGATCTTTTCTGCAAAGCCAGGTGCATGAGGAGGAGGAGAAAGGGGCGCATGCAAAAGACGAAAACGAGCAGAAGCAGTACGATGATTTTAGAGGACCTgagaaggaaaaagaaaaagcaaaggaaaaagtaaaggaaaaagaagaaaaaaatgaaaaggaaaaagaagaagaaaatgaaaaggaaaatgaaaaggaaaaggaaaaggaaaaagtaaaggaaaaggaaaaagtaaaGGAAAATGAAGGTAAGAAGAATCATGAAATTTATgcaaagaaggaaaaaaatctGAATTCCTTTTTGCATAAACTGGGGTTTTTTAAAAGCAGCCAAGCAGCTTCACCCGGACCAGAAGTACATCCTTCAGAAGGTGCAGTTATTACTACTTCAAACGTGGCACATATCTCTTCAAAGGAGTGTAACAACAACAGAGGGGTAAGAAGCAAATCGCAGTTAGGTAGTGATAACTGTTTGGTACCCATCCAAATTCAGATGAGTGAAGAAAAGAGGGATCAGTTGGGAAGCAGTAACCATTTATGTAGTACTAATCAGGTAAGTGGTAGCAACGAGCCAAGTGGTTGTACCCAGGATCATACCCTCAGTGAACATTTTAAAAGAGAGGAATGCATTAGGAAAGATGGAAAAATAGAGGAAACTCCCTCTGTTCCGACGAAAGCAATTAACATTGATATTGTAGAAAAAAGCAGTACAAAGGGAATCTTAACAATGTATGATGGAATGACAAAAGGTAAGGAGGAGATAGACGATAGGGCAGGTGGTAGTAATGCTGCCATACATATTAACAAGGGTAATGATAATGGAGGGGAGAGGGGAAACCATTATCTTACCATTTCAGATGATATAATGAAAGTTATGTGTGATGAAGTATGTCAGCGTGTGAGTTCAAAAATGGCAAAGATGATTTACGAAGAGTTAAGAGGTAAAAATATGGTTAACGAGGGTAACTTAAGTGCGTTTAATAGAGTAGGCAGAAACCCGGATGAGGAAAGTAGTAAACTaaccaataataataacaacgaTGGTAGCAGGCACAATAATGGTGCTAGTAGTCATGATAATAACAAAGCAAGTAACAGTAGCAATACTAATAACAATTATTACAAAGAAATAGGGTGCATGTTGAACAGTTGTAACAAGAAAATAAGTGAAATGAAAGAGGagataatgaatataaaaaattcaaataaaaatatgaatttaaaagttgcatcaataaataataatgtatgtaaaatatatgagtGTGTGATTAAGAATAATTCATATCAAAAGGTTCAGAATAGTAGTTCTAACggaaatgatataaaattagaaaaaatgatgaatgaaataaataattttaagaaatatataaataacacgataaataaattatcagAAAATTTAGGTGTTATGTCAGAtgaattgaaaaataattttaacaaaactCTTAGgggaaataatgaaaatttgaaaaagatTTTGCAAGATGTACAACATAGTAAAAAGGTAGAACCCACTCAGGTGGACCTAAAAAATGGCAAAAGGGTTGGCGGTGGTGGTACTACTGCCAATGGGAATAGCGGTAATAGTAGTGGCAGCGGAGGAGGTCCATATAGCAAAGAATTGACGGAGTTTTTTAATAATGCACATCAAAATGCTTTGAAGAAAATCATGCCTTCTGTTATATCATCCGAAAttcattttcaattttcCAAGAGTGTTATTCCAGGTATGAAAGAAGCGTATAACACGGGTTTTCAGTCCATAAAAGATtcctttatttctttattgttAGAAAATA carries:
- a CDS encoding hypothetical protein (conserved Plasmodium protein): MYAHARAASIDISKEDLVTPVTYFFPPYFHKMDVQEIDEKIISEGNYVRNALHTNNVKIKTSNIVNNMEAIEGSNKNFLTLNENLISKIRSDGFEIIKKEGEILDVNSRNVCYALKNGKFRLINQNGINTTRIKLLYDNEVLYVCFNKENGNYLLLLDNKGHLYIYKINEYKVDLILCLNFPPYQKKFTMPTSSANSKFSVISSTCTVNAKDIKNVIKSDIPKKASWLPKSDKLFITGHNNCLYIWNVTLLTNAMITNKLKDEIDVNDKLVSMCAISLSFEHVFHKYNYLCKEQNLSTENEDNRYDKIFLNTYCLSLNGKYIFALINNYYSIIWDVERNNQYLKITLVGFSSLKKEIKNVKKQLHIDSASTHRSEQGFLSINKDPQKSDSCSSINGEISSVHMLNTFFHYNRNSTSSGDHDNSNDNNSGSGGCINDGSQSTYYLLVFHSGSCISVFPFKNNIIVDENFSERIDILNESSIQNIYVEKDITNIENIEMFIDPSEFFVFLSLSYTIFNKHKKVDVSRSLLFILEILNKKRLNFKIQPKFVLLPNKTILPLCSIRLIKINDCLKFSKVLNVSVSSTTLNIINLFVFSIIFNSLKKSVSVQSFSAPIPLLMGDVCNTKEGQQPSIACDQSNSLEVDTHVKQGDTHNDLVKSANSNILKGTCEESNNTYASSKAPMGDELYLADNEYDAYNNLDEQKRNIMVHYEDFFRAIKDKGGVVGNRMERHLVGEKTDSVHMRMHNDMAQGRESVIHKNVLHHDAVDGMNMLQKIKNLTKMGDDYLNDHNNSTQHIGNNIEEVKKQEMIEDTANSRRGMSRSSNKNSDEVTTGSASNSNEANIKKTRKLKKELKGGAVGEKEDKQGLRKGSELIGHNEHKDLTAPLNEMGILRRTDKDKMYEKDMNNIDNRTSVKSHVLENSPLLDSSHVLENCLNNLMNESNERSDGQHINKKGSHEDEDLDQFLNYSIKEIKKNKKKSSFDETFTLNDDMGNIKLKEFCAKRKNSSHLESKKMSVSSLCSSSRYKEVNTLGAQKGGKNEEKGEKQGVLQEVGGVPLGKVEGEEAEEAEEHAGNKKNPFNETKQIVDLIFSDHSEMKLGYGNDEKNTLDYNSNIDIIMSTHEDALKRFMECEEEENEEDKRSLHHGSNNNKIVISKGYADGLIEKRGHKESENSEIGKISRNNEINRNSEIRDNVGEGSFLQSQVHEEEEKGAHAKDENEQKQYDDFRGPEKEKEKAKEKVKEKEEKNEKEKEEENEKENEKEKEKEKVKEKEKVKENEGKKNHEIYAKKEKNLNSFLHKLGFFKSSQAASPGPEVHPSEGAVITTSNVAHISSKECNNNRGVRSKSQLGSDNCLVPIQIQMSEEKRDQLGSSNHLCSTNQVSGSNEPSGCTQDHTLSEHFKREECIRKDGKIEETPSVPTKAINIDIVEKSSTKGILTMYDGMTKGKEEIDDRAGGSNAAIHINKGNDNGGERGNHYLTISDDIMKVMCDEVCQRVSSKMAKMIYEELRGKNMVNEGNLSAFNRVGRNPDEESSKLTNNNNNDGSRHNNGASSHDNNKASNSSNTNNNYYKEIGCMLNSCNKKISEMKEEIMNIKNSNKNMNLKVASINNNVCKIYECVIKNNSYQKVQNSSSNGNDIKLEKMMNEINNFKKYINNTINKLSENLGVMSDELKNNFNKTLRGNNENLKKILQDVQHSKKVEPTQVDLKNGKRVGGGGTTANGNSGNSSGSGGGPYSKELTEFFNNAHQNALKKIMPSVISSEIHFQFSKSVIPGMKEAYNTGFQSIKDSFISLLLENKHLLSEEISAIEKNIYDKLERNNEDFVLSVNNKLDQLQKEVKLFTYNINQQIAYLHDDINELSKKPLQLNDQTVENVIVAGEGADEEADAMEEADVVEEADVVEEADVVEEADVVEEADVMEEAVVMDEEEYEEDDKEMLYLSNNKQSDIHHYNNTPNMSNKNNCTKNNSDKSSIVEIKRNYDYSMQQRNDPTDIIIKGRINHLLSEHEYNQAFILALSIDIEKNTNAYWVLQLCYRFHSILSLDNSLPISQPALLGISNILCESLIKSSNLNLDDADFRIKWVIECLQQLDVNHSALIKTNAFMFIKNMLNNICTFSYHIESNMSNLNENSSNFLKSHFNNKLLLNCNPCTSEASKIGDNRNRDSKKNDSSNNMYNKYNNNNNYNSNNNMRYMNQVSSSNSKSLQLDSNENYFIYNRHMLSLIQDKLLQVRKLLKSIINSFSKKDSTMIIGWRK